The genomic window TGCCCCGGTACGTAATCATTTGAAAAATGTCTGAAGACGTTCCGGCAAGAAACGCACCGATTGAAAAGATGATGATTCCAATAATAAGAAAGGGCTTCCGTCCATATATATCTGACAGTTTACCGACTAAGATCGTTGTAATGGAGCTTGTCAGCATGTAAATAGTAAAAACCCAGCTGTAATAATCAAGCCCCCCCAGTTCGGAAATGATTTTTGGCAAAGCATTGCCGACAATCGTCTGATTAACAGCAGCAAAAAACATCGCTGCAATAATCGCAATCATGATGGTAACTTTTTCTTTATGACTTAAATGTTCCATCCAGTTTTTCACCCCAATTTTATTTACCATTGATTAATCTGTATTAATATCTTCAATAACTTTGATTTTCAATCGCCTGCGTTCTTTTAATATATAAATATTTCACTTAGTTAAGTATTAGTAAATATAAATCCATATTTCTAACTTGTCAATAGAAAAGGGTCAGACCCCTCAAAAAGGAGTCAGACCCTACCCTTACAGATTAATTTTTGTCTGCCGGAAATACGACGCCGATTTGTTTGCGTGCTTCATCAATCACTTCCATAGCGGCTAATGAATTGGCAAATGAATTTATTAAAGACTCTGTTTCGCTGTTTTGAATGAGTCTGATGAATTCTTTTATTTCATAATACATCGAATGTCCTTGAGGCTTTGAAATGTCTTCGATTGTTCCGTCCCTGTACTGAATTTTCACATTTGTCGGTGTGTGTATTTTGTCGATGATGATGCTGCCATTTTCGCCTTGTATTTCAGATGGAATAAAAGAATCAGTGATCTTTGAAAACATGATGACGGCTTCTTTGTCTTCATATTTCATAAGGATGCTTCCTTCTCCGTCAACTCCCGATTCAAGAATAAGCCCGTTCGCCTTTATACTATGCGGTTTTCCGAACAGAACAATGGCGGGATAGACGCAGTAAACGCCAATATCCATTAATGCCCCGTTTGAAAAAGCCGGATTAAATGCATTAAGAATCGTGCCTTGTTTATAAGCATCATAGCGGGATGAATACTGGCAGAAACTCGCAAAATACCTGCGTATTGTTCCGATTTTATGTAAGTTTTCTTGAATCGCTTGAAAGTTCGGAAGGAGAGTCGATTTTAATGCTTCCATTAACAAAACATTGTTAGCCTTTGCCGCCTCAACCATCTTTTTAGCTTCCGCAGCGTTCGATGCGATCGGTTTTTCACAGAGCACGTGTTTCCCTTCATTCATATAAATAATCGCTTGTTCAGCATGCAATGAATTAGGGCTTGCTATATAAACGGCATCAATATGATTGCTTTTTGCCATCGTTTCGTGATCTGTGAAAGTGTATTTTGCCCCATGCTTTGAAGCAAATTCATCGGCCCGTTCTTTTGTTCTGGAATAAACAGCCGTTAATGCAAAATCCTCTATTTCTTTAGCTCCTTTTATAAATTCATCAGTGATCCAGTTCGTTCCGACAACCCCAAATCGTATCAAAATGTTTCCCCCTTTGTGCGAAAGTCAAAAATGATTCAAATGAAAATTTTTTCAACTTCATAGTAACAGTATGACAGTGATTTTTCCATAAAAGTTTCAGTAATAACACAATACAAAAAAAGCTCGGATTTTTCTCGAGCTTTTATATTGTATATTTATTTGTACGCTATTTTTTTGAAAGCCAAGAGCTGCCAGTAGAGGGTTCCCATCTCATTTGCCACGTGCATTCAAAGCAAATTGGAGAGTCTATCGATTTCTTTGTTTTATATAGAGCGAAACGTTTTCATCTTCAAAATAGTAAAAAAAGACTGCTCTTGTTTGGGAAATGCGAATAAAAATAATTCGATAAACAGTCTCCTAAATTATTAATTCCAGCGGCCGGTTTTTGATATTTCTAGCAGCGCCCAAATTAAGTGAAACATAAACATTGCGATTGTTATCGGAACGAGCATCAATAAATTTTTTCCGTATTTTTCTTTAATTTCCGCTACATAGAAACCGCAGAAAAACAAAACTACCATTGCAGCTACAAGCATAAATGTGTAAACGAAATACATGCTTCTATGCCTCCTCAATACTTCATTACTTTGGCTGATACAGTGTTTTTTGTTTTATCAGGTCACCATTCCCTGATATCAGTGCCATTATAAGGAAGGTATTGCTTTAAGTAAAGCATATCAAGCAATGATTTAGACATATTTCATATAATTGTAAGAATTTGTTCGATTTTTTGAAACTATTTCGGTTTATCATACTTCATTGCCCTGTCACTATCTTGAAATCCTTTTGTTGTTGGATCCTGGATGATCCCAAGCATCGACAAAATGATAAAGACGGAATTGGCAAGGGTAAGAATTTCGCTTTTCACTTCTTCTGTAAGCTGAAAATCTGTTACTCCCAACGAGTTTAACACAGGCAGAATGATTTGAGCGACAAGCATAATTTGTGAGAGGAATGAGATGGCCCATATTCTGTTTTGGAAACGAACCTTCCAGTTTATCATGTTTCAATTCTCCTTTGTTGGTAATTTTTTACTACTAACATATGCTTGTCTTCTGAATTGTTGTATGTTTTTACACTATAAGATGGAGGAAAAAAATTAAGACCAGGAGATAACATGATTCTCCTGGTCAGATTTTTAATAATTAATTTAACACCCATTTCCGGATCGCTTGGGCTACTCCGGCTTTTTCATTTGTTTCCGTTATATCATCGGCTGCTTCTTTTACGATATCCTGGGCATTTCCCATTGCAATTCCCAGGCCTGCTTCTTTTATCATTGCAATATCGTTTAAACTGTCGCCGCACGCCATTACATGATCCATCGAAATGCCAAGAAAATCGCATACTTTTCTAATCGCTTTCGCTTTGTTTATCCCAATCGGATTGACTTCGATGTTGGTGTGGCTTGAATTGCTTATTTCGAATTTGCCCATTGATTTCAATTCATTCAAAATGATTTGACGGACATTGTCATCTTCAACATCAAAGCCGAATTTCAGCCATTTCGATGCAGCAATCTGCTCGGGGCTAAGCTCCCTGCTGTAAACTTTGTCTGTACTGACAGCCCAAAAGTATGTTTTATATGTTTGTGAAAGATCCCACAGCCACTTGATCAGTTCGGAATCAATTAAGTTTCTTTCAACAAGTTCGCCGTCAGGCCCCCAAATTTCACTTCCGTTCACTGTAACGAGATAAGACGATAGTTCCAGCGACTTTGCGTAGTCGCGGCATGTCAACAAACTTCTGCCCGTACTGAGCACGACATGAATTCCTTTTTCCATTGCTTCTTTAATTGCTTTTCGATTCTCTTCAGGCACTTCACATTTTTCATTAAGCAAAGTTCCATCCATATCGAGTGCAATTAACTTAATATCCAAATCTCTCTCTCCCATGTTTCTTCCTCCCGCCATTTGTTCGTATTGTCTCTGTTAATTCCGGACTCAAGTGAGTTGAAAAGAGAGCTGCCTAATCTCTCCCATCATTCTTTATTGTACACCATTCTATATACAATAGAATGTTTTTGTATTTTTCCGCACCTGTCGAAACACGTCAGTGACGGGAATCTTTTTGATTTTCGCTATTTCTTTCACGGATTCCGCCATCATTACCGGGTGAGTCATTTTACCTCTAAAAGGGCCTTCAAACGGCCACGGACCATCCGTTTCAATCATAATTTGTTCCAGCGGATAAGCATTCACTAGTTGTTGAATCTCATGTTCATAAACGACATCCGGGGTTACGGATATAAAATAGCCGTTGGCAATCATTCTTTCGATTGTTTTGCTGTCGCCTTTAAACCAATGAAAATGGGCTTTTTCTATCGAATGCTTTTCGAGCAGATCACAGGCAATTGGCGCATCGTCATATACTGCATGTAAAACGATTGGTTTTCCCCACTTTTTAGCCAATTTAATAAACTGTTCCAATAGCTCAAAATACTTTCCGACTTCGTATGAAGTAACTTTCTGCTCACTCCGCAAATAATAAGGAAGGCCGACCTCACCGACTGCAGCCATTTCTGTTTTGTGTTCCTTCATCCAGCCAACAAGTTTTTCAATCTCGTTTTCATCGGGAAGCGGCTGTTCCGGATGAAAGCCGAATGCTGGCTTGACTTTGTCGTATTCCTTGGAAAGCTCGAGATTTGTTTTGCATGATTCAAGGTGGAATGACACAGAAATAAGTGCTTCAAGAAACGGCGAGTTTTCAACGATCTCTTTAATCGCCTCTCCTTGATATTGATCAAGATGGATATGGGCATCAATCATTTTTTCCATCACGGTTACTCCCCTGCAACGTGTAGAAAATCTCCCTTTTCCATTTCAAAAAATCGTCCGTAAGCATCATACTTTCGTCTCTTGGCCGTGAAAAAGGTATATGAAATTCAGCTTTCACTTTCGCCGGTTTATTAGACAGCACAATGATCCTGTCTGATAAAAACAAAGCCTCATCAATGTTATGGGTGACAAACAGAACCGTCTTGCGGTTTTCCTCCCAAATCGACAGCAGCCATTTTTGCATTTTAAGCCGGGTCAGTTCATCAAGCGCCGAAAACGGTTCATCGAGGCAAATTACGGATTGCGGGCTTAATAATGCACGAATAAAGGAAACCCTCTGCTTCATTCCGCCGGATAGTTCATGAGGGTAAGAATTCAGATAAGAAGCTAATCCTGCTTTTTCGAGCATTTCCTTTGCTTTTTCCTTGTCCGGTTTCCCTTTCAATTCTTGGCTGAGAATAGTATTTTCCAACACGGTTCTCCACGGGAAAAGAGAAGGGGTTTGCGGCATATAGCTGATTTCTCCCCTTGTACCGTTGATCGTTTTGTTTTCAAGCTGTATCGTTCCCTCATCAGGTGTGATGATTCCGCCAATCATATGAAAAATGGTGCTTTTCCCGCTTCCCGACGGACCGATGATTGAAACAAATTCTTCTTTTTCCACTCGAAAGGAAAGGTCCCGAATAATTTCATTTGTGCCAAATCGTTTTGATACTTCTTTTACAATTAGATGGCTCATTTTTGATCTTCTCCCTTCCCCTGCCAGTGGACAATTCGCCGCTCAGCCAGAACGATCAGCAGGAAAAACAGCAGGCTGAGAAACATAATGGTAAAAATCGCGACGAATACGCGGTCGGTGCGAAACGAGGAGGAAGACAGCGTCATGTAAACGCCAATTCCTTTTTCCGCGCCAAGCCATTCTGATATGACTGCTCCCATCACACTGTATGTCGCAGAGATTTTTAATCCGGAAAAAATCGACGGAAGCGAATGCGGCCACTCCAGCTTCCAAAACAGCTGTTGTTTTGTGGCCCCTGCCATCATCATATAATGCTTAAGTTCCTGTGGAGTTTGCCTGAAACCGTCCAGAGCGGCGATCGTGATCGGGAAAAAACAGACAAGCGTGATGACGATGATTTTCGGCAGCAGCCCAAACCCAAACCAAATGACAAGGAGCGGTGCGAGTACAATAATCGGCACATTTTGCGATAAAATCAAGAGCGGATAAACGGATGACCGAAGGAATGGAACGAGATGCAAAACGATGGCAGTGAAAATGCCGACGCCGGTCCCGACTGCAAAACCGAGAAGAGCGATTTTGACCGTTGAAACTGCATCCGGATAAAATTCGGACCAGCCAGCGGCCCCTTCTGTCACAATTTTGGATGGGGCAGGCAGGAGCCATTCAGGGGTTCCGGCCGTTCTTACTCCTATTTCCCAAGTGATAAAGAAAAGGAGGAGAACCAGAATCGGCCTCCACCCTTTTATGATTGCTTCTCTCATTACCGATACTTCTCCGTCAGTTGATTCATTGTAATCCCCTCTGGCTGGTATAAAATTTTTACTTGAGAGATGACATTTTTACTGCCCAATTCAATCATCCGCTCATTCATATCTTTAATGACTTTTAATAGTTTGTCCAACTCGCCTTCCATTGTCGTTTCAAGCGGGTGCACCTCATATGCAACCCCTGATTCATGAATCACTTTTATCGCTTCGTCCACATATGGAATCACATCTTCCCCGTCTTTTGTCTTCGGCAAAATTTGAATGCTTACAAGCGCGTCAGCCATCTTGTTTCCTCCCTATTCCGGCAAAAATTCATTGGTGAATGCTTTTTTGGCATCAAGCTTTTTTTCTAATAAACCATTTTCATACATCCAGGACGCGTAATTTTCCCAAACTTCAAGTTTTTGTTCGCCCCATCTTGGCGCATCATCCTGATATTTTGATGCCAGCCATTCTTGGCTCTTTTTCACTAATTCCGGATCAAGGTCTGGCTCTGCTTTAATTAAAATATCTGCCGCTTCTTTAGGATTTTTAATCGCAAATTGATAGCCTTTTGATGCGGCGTTCACAAATGCTTTAACGATCTCAGGTTTTTTCGAAATCATTGTTTCGTTTGTCGTTAAGACCGGTGTGTAATAGTCAAGGTTTTTGGAATAATCCGTTAAATAAATCATATTCAATTTCTCGCCGCGAAGCTCTGCTTCAACACCAGTCCAACCGTAATAAATCCATGCAAAATCGATGTCTTTTTTTACCGCGGTAAAGAAATCCGTATCTCCGATGTTTACAATCTTTACTTTATTGACATCGGCATTTTCTTTTTTCATTAAAGAGCTGATCACTGACTTTTCAACCGGTGAGCCCCATCCGCCGTAAGTCTTTCCTTCAAAATCCTTCGGTGATTTGATATTTTTTTCAACCGGCGATGCAAATCCTGAAGTGTTGTGCTGAATGATCGCCGCGATCGACACAATCGGAACGCCTTGAATACGCGCCTGCGTAATTCCTTCCTGGTAACCGACCCCAAATTCAGATTTTCCGGATGCCACTAGCTGATCCGCTCCCGTCTCACCCGGCTTCACTATTTCTACATCCAATCCTTCCTGTTCGAAATAGCCTTTTTCTTTCGCTACATATAATCCGGTGTGATTGGTGTTCGGCGTCCAATCGAGCACAACCGACACTTTTTCAAGTGATTTTTCTTTTTTGTCTGTTGTTGCAGTGTTCTTGTCTGATGATGAATCATTCTTGTCAGTACCGCAGCCCGTTAAGAGCATGGCTGAAAAAAGCAATGCGAGCCATTTTTTCATTACTGTTTCCTCCCTCTATATACTTTAAAATTCTCCCGAATACTCACGTTTTCTCTAAATTTCATTAACACCTAATAGTTGATCCACCGAAAATCATGGTTATAAATTGAATTTATTTAAATTTCTTACAGATGGGGGGCCATCCTACCAACCAAACTGGTATTGTTTGGTAATAACAGTTATGACCGTGCGCAAAATCTCCACTCATCTCACGGTCGCTAACCCTCCCATGTATCACCGGATTGGGATCCATACATTCCTTCGTCCTGCGTATCCATGAGGTGGAGGTCGGATAAGCTCCTCAGCTGGGTCATAAGCCCGTATGGTAAAAATAAACTCCGACTCGGCACTATTGGTGTTTGTCTTTAGAAATACTTGAAGTATTCGATAGTAATTTGATTAACAAATTGGTTAATAAATCGGTTTAAGCAACTTGTAATGTAATTTGAGGCAAGCCTTGCAATAATTTTGAACCATCAAATTCACACTGTTTTTGACCAATGACAAATAAGACACGTAATAGCTTACAACACAAAGCGATGAGAGACTGTTGCTTTTTTAAAGGCCTTTCAGATCGTTTTGTATAGTATTGATGTAAAGCTTTAAAAGTTGGATTATGGGCAACGAGTGGCCGAATCGCTAGGTACAGAGCTTTACGCAGCCTGCTTCGTCCCCGTTTCGTTATTCTGGTTTGTCCTTTAAATTTTCCAGAACTATGCTCACGTAATGAAAGGCCTGCCAGATTAACTAATTGCTGAGGGTGACTGTACTTTGTGAGATCACCCACTTCAGCGAAGAATAGAGCGACTGTTGTAACACCTAACCCAGAAATATTCATCATTTGCTTAGCACCTGGGATCGTTTCTACAAGAGCTTCTAGCTCCTGATCCAACTCTTCCAACTGCGTTTGATAAAGCTCATATTGGTCAATCAGATATTCCATTTCACGTTTGGCAAACTGAATCCCGATTTGAATTCCAATGCTCTTTTTGGCCGTTTCCACTAGTTTCGTTGCTCGCTTCATTCCAACTCCTCGTTGTACAAATGGCTTCCACTTTGAGAGAATCTCTTCAGGTGTCATTTCTTTAATTTGAGAAGGAAATGGAAACAGTTTTAGCGTGCAAAGAGCTGCTTTTCCTTCCCAATCCCCGAAAACATCGAAAAACTCCGGAAAATAACGTTGAATCAAATTTTGAATACGTCCTTCTGTGATGGCAAGCTGTTGAGTGAGCTGATCTCTTATTTTGACGCCTTCTCTTAGTTCCGCGTAAATGCCGTCTAAGAGATTTGGTACGGAGTATCGGCCGTCTTTAATCAGCTGTGCAATCACTCTGGCGTCTTTTGTATCGTTTTTTGTTGGAGAGTTGTCATCAAGCTCTTTGCTTTTCTTTACATGCATCGGATTGACTAGCACAAAGTCATAGCCCTTTGCGGTAAGGAAATAAGCGAGATTTAACCAGTAGGGCCCGGTTGGTTCAACCCCAAAAATCACATGGTTCTTATCATTTTCTTTTTGGTGTCGATTCACCCAATCTAAAAGCATTTGGAAACCATGTATGCGATTTTCAAAGATCAAGCGTTTTCCAAATTCAATTCCTCGATCGTCTTGTGCCCGTGCCACGTGTTTGTCTTTGGCAATATCAATGCCGATTATTAATGTTGATGGTGTGATTTGCGAGATTTTTCGATTTTGAGTATAATTCATTATTGAGTCCTCCTTGGTAACTTATTAATTCGGGGTCAATGCATTGACACCCTGTACTATACCAAGAGGGCTCTTTTTGTTTCAAACCTCAAATTTCTTCATTACAGGAATGCTCCTTATGTAATTTAGAATTCGCAAGCCCGGGAACAAATGAAATGCGCCCAGGTCAGAACCTGAGCGCCTAGACGAACAATGTTCCCTCCGCTGGTCTGAACCAGTTCAGGTTCTAAGGGTCATCATCTTTCGGATGAAATCTCAACCGGCAACACCGGTTCCCCTACATTCTTGCTATGAAATTATCAATTCCTCATCTATTATAGCAGATTAGATAATTAATATAATAATTTTCTAATAAATTTGATCGGGGTCTGGCCCGTATTAAGATATCTCGAATCTGGCAGGCATCGGCCGGACAGAGTTCAAATCCCTCTTTTAGAGTTAACACCTAATGGCAGCTGCTGAAAATTGATAAATTTTTTGTGTCTACCGCGTCCTAACCCCAAACTTTTGGTAGAGCAACGTTAAATTATATTCCAGTGATCGTTGGCTCATCGATAAAGAATTAGCCATTTCTCTTGTACTTTTACCCTTTGCCAGTTCCGCCAATATGTCTTCTTCTGTTTTCGTCAGGATTACTGTATCTTGAGAATTGGTGCCGCCGGAAACGAAGCCCGGCCTTCTTAGTTCTCTTACAAGCGAAAGCGGCAAGATAACCTGTTGACGCAGGGCGCATCTTATTCCTATCACAAGTTCTTCTCTTGAAGAAGTTTTGGATAAAAAACCGGAAACTCCGGCTTCAACCAATAAATTAAAATGTGGTTTAATATCAAAACCGGTGTAAATTAATACAATTAAATCTTGATTATACGCTAAAGCTTTTTTTGTTAGTTCAAGCCCGTTCAAGTGCGGCATATACAAATCAAACAGCAATATATCATAATGTTGCAGCTTAATTTTATTTAATGCGTTCAAAGAACTGTTTTCTATTGAAATGTTAAAATCGGGTTCCTGCTCCAATAGCATTTTTGTACCTTCCAATATAGATAAATGGTCATCGACTATCAAAATATTTATCATCGTAAAAACCTCTCAAATTTTTTTATCTCCAATGCCGGTACATGGAATTTGCATAGTAACTTTTAATCCGCAATTCGGTTTTGAATAAAACTCTACATTGCCTGAAAGGCTCTGAACGCGTTGCTTAATGCTTGTTAATCCCATGTTGTTAAAGGACGGTTTTAACTTATCCAGTTCAAAGCCCACACCGTCATCAGAATATTCAAACATCATTTTGTCTTCCCGGGCACTAATATGAAGGTGAATTTTTGAAGCCTTGGAATGTTTTGTCGCATTGTTGATCAATTCCTGTACGATTCGATAAATTCCGATCGTTTGTTCCTCATTTAATTGAAGACTGGAAGTATTGTCTGTTGAAAAATAAATTTTAAAAGTTGAAGAAACTTGGGTATATTCAAATAAATTTTCCAATGCCCGCTCTAAACCCAATTCCCTTAGCAACGGTGGCCGAAGTTCATTACATGTCATCCGGATTTGGTGAATGGTGTCCAGCAGTCCTTGTTCAATTCCTTTAAGCAGTGCTTTTATTTCGTTGTCAAATTCATGGCGATGAAGCAATGATTCCATTCTTCTGTACAAATCAATTTGATCCTGCAGGACTGTATCATGCAAATCACTTGATAAATGGAGCCGTTCTTTTTCGGAAAGATTGAACAAGAGCCGCAAGATCCAAAGCGGTGTTTGGCTGCTTTGCATGGCAGCTTCCAATTGATTCATTAGATTCTCGATTACATCCAAGCTCTCAAATACCATATTGGCGTAGTAAACGATTGTTTCCAGCCAAATGGAATCCATTTCCTCTTCTATAGATTGTGCATTGAGAATGAGGATGTAGGCATGGCTGGTCCGCTCTCCTACTTTTATTAGAACCTTATCGTTAACGTTTACGATCTTGCCAACCGGAAAATTTTGCAAATCGGGTTGAAATTCAAGAAAATGAGCTTCTTCGATTATCTGATTTTCTTTATTAAATTGTAAGATCGCCGGCTGGGAATCTGGCAAAACTGTATTTATTTCATGGATTAATCTTTCTTTGAGATCTGATACTTTCATTACCGAAGACAAGTCTTGGGAAAAATTTTTCAAACTGTTTTGCAATAATTTATATCGATCCTTTCTATTTTGAAGCTCTATCTCCATATTTTTTCTTTCGGTAATATCCCGGACCGTAACGACTGTAAGATTATCTTGACTTTCTACAGGCATCGTCCGACACTCAAAATATTTAATATGGCCGGAGCGGGTAATTATCCTGTACTCACTCTTGGAAGGCTGTTGGGTCAAGATAACATTCCTATGTCTTTCCATTAAATTTTCTCTTTCATCAGGTTGTACAATATCAAATATGTCTTTCAATTCCTCAGGACTGTATCCGGTAGTTTTTTTAAAAGAAGGTGTCGAAAACCGTACAAGACGATTTTGGTCAATGATCATAATGATATCCAATGCGTGTTTGTAAATCGTTTCAAACTCCCAATTGGATTGGACTTTGTTTTCCATCGTTATCATCATTTTCCATAAAATGTTAGCAATTAAACATTTCCTATATATTGATAATACATGAAAAATGTACCAATTAACCGATATTTTTTGCGTAATGGCCAAAAAGACCGCTATTTTATCTCCACTACAAATGAGAACGCCCTGACTTTTCCATTTTGCTTGAACTCAGCCCATATCTTATAAATGCCTGGCTTTTCAAACTGTGTTTCAAAAACCGTATCCTTGTCATTTGCCGGATGCACATGAAGGAAATTCTGGGCATTTTCATCAAGAATGACCACGTGACCCATCGCTCCCAGATAAGGGGTCAAATTTGTTTTATCAAGATCAAAGGTTAACGTTACCGGTTCATTTGCCTTAAAAGAACTCATAGTTAGTTTTACGTTTTCGCCGTCTACATTCTTGCTTAATGTTTCGTCCGGCTGAAGGCCACGGCTATGGGTTGACATTCCGGGATTTCCAACGATAAATGGAACAGGTGCTACATGATAAGCTAAATTTTTCGGTTTAATGTCAACGAATGCCTTATAAAATCCATCAGGCAGATTATTTCCAATTGTAAATTCGCCCTTGCCTGTCTGTTCAGGGTGTAAGTGATAATATTTATGCAGCTGGTCATCCACTACGATAAGATGAAGAAGCTTCTCATGATTTACTTCCAGATCTTCCACTGGATTTGCCGACTTATCTTTTAAGAAAATCTTTAACTCATCTTGATCCGATTTAACAAACACGCTTACCTCGCTGCTGCCTTCATGTGCCGCGCTGCTTCCATGCTGATGGCTGCTATTGTTTGCTTCTGCGTGATCACTATGGCCTTGAGATTCATCATGTGGCGCAGATTTTTCCCGGCTTTTGGATGATTCATATGACGCAGATTGATTGTGGCCATGAGACTCGGGCTGTTTTTCATCGGCAAACCATTCAGCATACACTGAATATCCGCCTATCACTAAAGCCAGATATAGAACGGCCGCAATTCCCCATTTTTTCATCGCTTCCACTCTCCTATTAAGTAAATTTTTTATATATCCCTTAAATGGCATACTTTACTGCCGCTTCTGATTGTGCCGGATTCTGTCTTGAATATAACTCCTTATAATAACCGTTTAATTCAAGTAATCTATGATGGGTGCCGCTTTCGACGATCTCCCCGTTTTTCATCACAAAAATGGTATCGGCATCTACAATCGTTGAAAGCCTGTGGGCAATCATAATAATTGTTTTACCGCCTTTAATCTGATTAATTGATTCCTGGACAAGTTTTTCACTTTCATTATCAAGGGCGCTCGTCGCTTCATCCAGGATAATCAGTGATGGGTCTTTCAAAAAAACGCGGGCTAGTGCAATCCGCTGTTTTTGGCCTCCTGAAAGCTTTATCCCTCTTTCGCCAATTTCTGTATCATAGCCTTGAGGCAACGGTGCGATGAAATCATGGGCGAAAGCCTTGATCGAAGCTGAGATGATTTCATCATCTGTTGCTTCAAGCTTAGCCATTTTTATATTGTCTTTAATAGAAGAACTGTATAAAAAGTTATCCTGGATAACCATTCCAATATGCTTCCTGAGGCTTGATAAGGAATAGTCTTTTATATTCACACCATCAATTAAGATTTCACCGCTATCCACATCATACATTCTGTTTAAAAGCTGTAATACCGTACTCTTTCCTCCCCCGCTCTCTCCGACAAATGCATACGTTTTGCCTATTTCTATTTTAAAGGACAAGTTTTTGATCACTTTCCTGTTTTCATTGTAGGAAAAAGATACACGATTAAACACGATTGAATCTGAAAACTCCTTTAATTCAACAGGGTCATCCTTTTCCTTTATCGTTGAAGGGATATGGAAGAAATCAAATATCCTTTGTAAAGCGACCGTTCCTTCCGTGATGACAGGGAAAGCTTGAACCAAGGCGGCCACAGGGCTTCTCATTTTATCAACATAAGCAAAGAAAGCAATTAAACTGCCGGCGGTTAAACTGCC from Bacillus methanolicus includes these protein-coding regions:
- a CDS encoding ABC transporter permease, with product MREAIIKGWRPILVLLLFFITWEIGVRTAGTPEWLLPAPSKIVTEGAAGWSEFYPDAVSTVKIALLGFAVGTGVGIFTAIVLHLVPFLRSSVYPLLILSQNVPIIVLAPLLVIWFGFGLLPKIIVITLVCFFPITIAALDGFRQTPQELKHYMMMAGATKQQLFWKLEWPHSLPSIFSGLKISATYSVMGAVISEWLGAEKGIGVYMTLSSSSFRTDRVFVAIFTIMFLSLLFFLLIVLAERRIVHWQGKGEDQK
- a CDS encoding phage holin yields the protein MINWKVRFQNRIWAISFLSQIMLVAQIILPVLNSLGVTDFQLTEEVKSEILTLANSVFIILSMLGIIQDPTTKGFQDSDRAMKYDKPK
- a CDS encoding Cof-type HAD-IIB family hydrolase gives rise to the protein MGERDLDIKLIALDMDGTLLNEKCEVPEENRKAIKEAMEKGIHVVLSTGRSLLTCRDYAKSLELSSYLVTVNGSEIWGPDGELVERNLIDSELIKWLWDLSQTYKTYFWAVSTDKVYSRELSPEQIAASKWLKFGFDVEDDNVRQIILNELKSMGKFEISNSSHTNIEVNPIGINKAKAIRKVCDFLGISMDHVMACGDSLNDIAMIKEAGLGIAMGNAQDIVKEAADDITETNEKAGVAQAIRKWVLN
- a CDS encoding ABC transporter substrate-binding protein, translating into MKKWLALLFSAMLLTGCGTDKNDSSSDKNTATTDKKEKSLEKVSVVLDWTPNTNHTGLYVAKEKGYFEQEGLDVEIVKPGETGADQLVASGKSEFGVGYQEGITQARIQGVPIVSIAAIIQHNTSGFASPVEKNIKSPKDFEGKTYGGWGSPVEKSVISSLMKKENADVNKVKIVNIGDTDFFTAVKKDIDFAWIYYGWTGVEAELRGEKLNMIYLTDYSKNLDYYTPVLTTNETMISKKPEIVKAFVNAASKGYQFAIKNPKEAADILIKAEPDLDPELVKKSQEWLASKYQDDAPRWGEQKLEVWENYASWMYENGLLEKKLDAKKAFTNEFLPE
- a CDS encoding Gfo/Idh/MocA family protein; protein product: MIRFGVVGTNWITDEFIKGAKEIEDFALTAVYSRTKERADEFASKHGAKYTFTDHETMAKSNHIDAVYIASPNSLHAEQAIIYMNEGKHVLCEKPIASNAAEAKKMVEAAKANNVLLMEALKSTLLPNFQAIQENLHKIGTIRRYFASFCQYSSRYDAYKQGTILNAFNPAFSNGALMDIGVYCVYPAIVLFGKPHSIKANGLILESGVDGEGSILMKYEDKEAVIMFSKITDSFIPSEIQGENGSIIIDKIHTPTNVKIQYRDGTIEDISKPQGHSMYYEIKEFIRLIQNSETESLINSFANSLAAMEVIDEARKQIGVVFPADKN
- a CDS encoding thiamine-binding protein; this translates as MADALVSIQILPKTKDGEDVIPYVDEAIKVIHESGVAYEVHPLETTMEGELDKLLKVIKDMNERMIELGSKNVISQVKILYQPEGITMNQLTEKYR
- a CDS encoding ABC transporter ATP-binding protein, which codes for MSHLIVKEVSKRFGTNEIIRDLSFRVEKEEFVSIIGPSGSGKSTIFHMIGGIITPDEGTIQLENKTINGTRGEISYMPQTPSLFPWRTVLENTILSQELKGKPDKEKAKEMLEKAGLASYLNSYPHELSGGMKQRVSFIRALLSPQSVICLDEPFSALDELTRLKMQKWLLSIWEENRKTVLFVTHNIDEALFLSDRIIVLSNKPAKVKAEFHIPFSRPRDESMMLTDDFLKWKREIFYTLQGSNRDGKND
- a CDS encoding TatD family hydrolase, producing the protein MEKMIDAHIHLDQYQGEAIKEIVENSPFLEALISVSFHLESCKTNLELSKEYDKVKPAFGFHPEQPLPDENEIEKLVGWMKEHKTEMAAVGEVGLPYYLRSEQKVTSYEVGKYFELLEQFIKLAKKWGKPIVLHAVYDDAPIACDLLEKHSIEKAHFHWFKGDSKTIERMIANGYFISVTPDVVYEHEIQQLVNAYPLEQIMIETDGPWPFEGPFRGKMTHPVMMAESVKEIAKIKKIPVTDVFRQVRKNTKTFYCI